The genomic DNA GCGCTGCTCATGGTGTTCCGACCACAGGGCATCCTGGGCAGCAAACGAGAGGTGCAACTCGATGGCTGACACCGAATCCGCCCGCAAGGTGCTCTCCGCCGACGAGCGCGCCGCGATCTTCAGCGGCATCGACTCCGTTCCCGGATCGGCCAAACCCGATCCGGTGATGGTGGTGGACAACATCTCTCGCTCGTTCGGCGGTCTCAAAGCCGTCGACGTCGAGCACCTCGAGATCCAGCGCGGTTGTATCACCGGGTTGATCGGACCCAACGGCGCGGGCAAGACCACCTTCTTCAACCTGATCACCGGATTCGACCGGCCCGACACCGGCTCCTGGACGATGGACGGCGTCGACTTCCACACTCAGCGGCCCCATCAGGTGGCCCGCAAGGGTGTGGTGCGCACGTTCCAGCTCACCAAGGCGCTGTCGAAGATGACGGTGCTGGAGAACGTGCGGCTCGGCGCGTCCCAGCAGAGTGGTGAACGGATCCTGAATGCCCTGCTGCCCTTCACCTGGCGCAAACAGGAAGCGGCCATCACCGAACGTGCGCGTGCCATGCTCGCCCGGTTCAAGCTCGACGCCAAGGCCGACGACATGGCGGGTTCACTGTCCGGCGGGCAGCGCAAGCTGCTGGAGATGGCCCGGGCCCTGATGTCCGATCCCAAGGTGGTGATGCTCGACGAGCCGATGGCCGGCGTGAACCCCGCGCTGACCCAGAGCCTGCTCGAGCATGTGAAATCGCTGCGCGATGACGGCATGACGGTGGTGTTCGTCGAACACGACATGGATGTCATCCGCGAGATCAGCGACTGGGTGGTGGTGATGGCGCAGGGTTCGGTGATCGCCGAGTCCCGGCCGGACGACCTCTCGTCGAACACGGCGGTGGTCGATGCCTACCTGGGCAGCCACCACGATCAGGCCCTCGAATTCGACGACGAGGGCAATCCCACCGGCGCCACCGCCGAACTCGCCGAACAGATCGAGGCGGCCGAGGCCCAGGCCCTGGAGTCCGGCGGCGACCTGTCCGACGATCCGAGTACCACCGAAGGCAGCAAGTCATGACCGAACGCACTCCCGCCGAACTGGCCGCGACCCCGGAGGAGCACCAGCGCCTCGCCGAGGGCGCGCTGGTGCGCGGTGACCGCCTGATCGCCGGATACGTGCCCGGCGTCGACATCCTGCGCGGCTGCGACTTCTACCTGCGCGACGGTGAGATCGTCGGCATCATCGGCCCCAACGGCGCCGGCAAGTCGACTCTGCTCAAGACGTTGTTCGGGCTCATCCCCGTGCGTTCGGGCTCGGTGTCGCTGCGCGGTGAGGACATCACGTCGGCGCCGGCCCACGTACTCGTCACCAAGGGCGTGGGTTACGTCCCGCAGAACCGCAATGTGTTCCCGTCGTTGACCATCGAGGAGAACCTCGAGATGGGGATCTACCTGCGCCGGTCCAAGTTCGCCGAACGCTTCGACTTCGTGAGCGAGCTGTTCCCTCTGCTCTCGGAACGGCGCAAGGTCAAAGCCGGCGCACTGTCCGGTGGCGAGCGGCAGATGGTGGCGATGGGTCGGGCGCTGATGATGGAGCCGTCGGTGCTGCTGCTCGACGAGCCCTCCGCGGGCCTGTCCCCCATGTTCCAGGACGAGGTGTTCATCCGCTGCAAGAAGATCAACGCCGCGGGCGTCTCGGTGATCATGGTGGAGCAGAACGCCCGCCGGTGCCTGCAGATCTGCGACCGCGGTTATGTGCTGGACCAGGGCACCAACGCCTACACCGACAGCGGGCCCAACCTGATGAAGGACCCGAAGGTCATCGAGCTGTATCTCGGCACATTGGCGGGCAGCCGCGAAACCTGATCTCAGACAACAGAAAACGGGCCGGAGCTTAATGCTCCGGCCCGTTTCTTGTCGGTACTGACTCAGCCCTCGACGACGATGTAGTCCTCGGTGGTGAGCTTGTTGTCCGGCCCGAACAGCAGGCTGCCGTAGGAACCGACCGACGGCTCACCGGCCGGCCCGAAGGCCAGCTGACCGGTCACACCGTCGTAGTCGATGTCGGTTCCCGCGCGGATCAGGTCGCGGCACTGCACGAAGGTGGTGCACTTCTCGCCGTCGGCGGTGACCGCGTTGATGTTGGACGCGATGTCCACACCGGCGGTCGACTTGGCCTGCTCGGCAGCCAGCGCGGCGATCATCACCGCGTCGTAGGACTCACCCGCGTAGTTGAAGTCCACCAGTGCGGGATCAAACGCCAGCAGGCGCTGCTCGAACTCCGGGCCGACGTCGGTCAGCGGGGTGGTGCCCTTCATACCGGCCAGCAGGCCCGGGCCCATGCCCTCACCCAGCGCGTTGCCCATGTTGCCGTCGGTGCCGTAGGTCAACATGCCGTCTGACGGGCCGATGCCCACCTCGTGCATACGGGTCAGGATCTTGGCGGTCTCCTCGAAGCCGATCACGGCCACGGCGTCGGGGTTGAATTCCTTGACCTGGTCGACCTCGGCATTGAACGACTGTGCGTTCGGGTCGTAGATGATCGTGGTGATCTGATCGGAGGCGATGCCCGCGGCCTCGAGATCGCTGGCGGTGTTGCGCGCCAGGCCGGTGCCGTATGGGTCGTTGAGCGCCATGATGGCGACACGCTGGGCACCGTCACCGGTGATCAGCTGGGCCAGCGCCTGGGCCTGCAGCACGTCGGTGGGGGCGGTACGGAAGTACATGCCCTTGTCCGGATAGCAGACGAACTGATCGGAGGTGTTGGCCGGGGAGATCTGCACGACGCCCGCGCTGGCGATCTTGTCGATCACCTTCAGTGACACCGCGGACGACGCGGCGCCGATGATGACGTCGACGCCCTCGGCGAGCTGGCGGTCCACGGTGGCGTTGGCGGTGTCGGTGGTGGTGTCACCCGAGTCGCCGGTGACCAGCCCGACGGGCTGGTCGAGCACACCACCGGCCTCGTTGACCTCGTTGATGGCCACCTGCACACCCGCGACCTCGGGCGGGCCGAGGAAGGCCAGGGTGCCGGTCTCCGGCAACAGCGTGCCGATCTTCAGCGGAGCGGTGTCCGGAGCAGCGCCCGGCGTGGCCTGCGGCGGTTCACAATCCGTCGACACGACCTCAGCCTCGGCGGGAGCGCTGGTGGTGGCGTCGGCGGACTCGGAGGCCGCGGTTTCTTCGGTCGACTCGCTACTGGACGAACAGGCGGTCAACGCGAGGGAGGCGACGCCCAGAACCGCAAAGGCTCGGGCGAGAGTCCCAGTCATCATCGAGAACGCTCCTCAGGATTGGACTTCGGTGTGGTTGCCGGACCCCCCGGGGGCAGCCGACACCAGACGGTAACCCTTTCGGCAGGTACACGACTTCTACAGCCGTGGTCGTGACCAATCCGTTACCAAATCTCCGCGTGATTTAACGCCGCCGTAGCAGTGTCAGCTGGGCTCGGCATCGGCGGGCGGGTCCAGGGTTTCCAGGATCACCTCGGCCACCCGCTTCATGGTGGTCCGGCGGTCCATCGCCGCGCGCTGAATCCATTTGAACGCTTCGGGTTCCGACATGTTCTGCTTGGACTGCAGCAGACCCTTCGCCCGTTCCACCAGCTTGCGCGTTTCCAGCCGGTCGGACAGGTTGGCCACCTCGTTTTCGAGTTGCGCAAGCTCGCTGAAGCGGCTGACCGCCAACTCGATGGCCGGGATCAGGTCGTTGATCGAGAACGGCTTCACCAGGTAGGCCATGGCACCGGCGTCCCGAGCCTTCTCCACGAGGTCGCGCTGGCTGAACGCCGTCAAGATGACGATCGGGGCGATGCGCTTGGCGGCGATCTCGGCGGCGGCGTCGATACCGTCGCGCCGCGGCATCTTGACGTCCATGATCACCAGGTCGGGGTTGAGCTGCTCGGCCAGCTCCACGGCCTCTTGGCCGTCGCCCGCCTCGCCCACCACTTCATAGCCTTCTTCACGCAGCATCTCGGCCAGGTCGAGCCGGATGAGCGCCTCGTCCTCGGCGATGAGCACTCGGTGCGGGGTGACGACGTCGGCGTCGCTCTGTGGCGCGGTCATCCCGACATTGTGTCGTGAGCGCGGGCATTGGGCGAGCCCAGGGCCACATCGGTAACCTCTGACGGTTCGCGCGTGGCCATCCTCTATGGTGGTAACCCGCAGCAGGGACGCCCTCGTATCCCAACTGGCAGAGGAAACGGATTCAAAACCCGTGCAGTGTGAGTTCGAATCTCACCGAGGGCACCACCACTCCCCCGTTCACACGGCGAGGATCAGCACCTCCGCACCGGCGGTCTGCGGCACTTCCTTGATGCCCACCGCGTCGAAGGCGTCCTTGACGGCCTGCAGTTCGGTGTCGGTGAAGTAGTCGGCGGCGGCGTCGACGATCGCCGCGCGACCGTCGACGAACTTCGCGCCCGCGCCCAGGCCGTACATGGACTGGTAGATCACGGTGGCCCACAGGTCGTCGGAGACCGCCTTGGTCCGGGAATCGGTCATCATCTTGTAGGCGGCGTGGCTGAAGATGGTGCTGTTCCAGTGTTCGCCGAAGTCGTCCTGGCTGCCGGTGTAGTAGTCCCGCATGTGCGCGACGTAGCCGGTCCCGACCGAGCGCGGATTGGCCAGGTTGCGGATGGCGTGGAGGGCGGTGTCCTCGCCGATGAGCCAGCGGCCGGAACCGGTCTTGCCCTCGATCAGCACGCCCATGATGTCGGAGTAGGCCTCGTTGAGCGCTCCGGATTCGCCGGTGTCGAGCACCGATTCACCGTCGGCGATGATGTGGCTGATGACGCCGTGGGTGTATTCGTGCGCCACGATGTCCAGGGCTGCCTCGAAGCGCCCGGCGTTGCCGAATCCGAACAGCTGCCGGTCGGGATCCCAGAACGCGTTGGCGTAGCCGAAGAGATAGGTCTGCAACGAGTTCCGCGGGCTGTAGCCGATCGTGGACACCACCTTGGCGCCCTCGCCGTCGATGGAGGTCCGGCCCAACACCGCCAGGTAGTAGTCGTAGGCGGTGGCCATGTTGGCGTGGGCGGAGACCGCCGAGCCGCTGAAACCCCACGGTGGCCGGGTGACCGGATTGCCGGGCCCGATCGGCTGCCCGAATCCGAACAATCCGTAGGCCGTGTCGTGGGTGGAGAGGTTGCGCGGGGTGTCCACCAGCTTGCTGCTGTCGAAGAGGAACCACCACTTGGCCGGTTCGACGTTGATCACCCGGTTCTTGCCCTGCGCGTCGCGGGCGATGGCGCTGGCCGCCTGCACCGAGGCGGAGCCCCCCAGGATGGTGCCGACCTGTTCGCCGTTGGCGTGGATGTAGTAGACGGCCCCGGGGGCGGCCTCGTTGGCGCCGGTGATGGGACGCAGCCCGACCCGCCACACCAGCGTCGGCGCGGTGTCACGGTCGAGTGCCAGGATCATCAGGTCGGTGTCGATGGTGGTGGAGCCCAGCACCTGCTTCACTGCCGACGCGGTGGGCCGCAGGCCTGCCGACTGCAGCAGCCGGGTGGCGGCCAGGGTGGCCGCGGCTGAGCCGGCCCCGGCGTCGGCTGTGGTGTCGACCTCGGGCAGCCCGGGGTTGTAGTAGTTGAACAGGCCGGTGACCGTGCCCGCGCCGTCAGTGGTCACGACGACTTCACTGCCCAGCACGTCGATCCCGTCGATGCTGGGGCGCAGCCGGTAGAACTCCTCGATGACGCCAGTGGCTGCCGAGACGCGTTGCACAGTGATCAAATCCGTTGCGGCGAAGCCACTTTCCGCTCCCAACACCGGGGCGAAGGTGTTGAGGAACGCCGCTGCCCCTGCCGCGTCACGCACCTGCGTGTCGGTGAACTTCCCGCTGATCACCGAGATGCGGCCGCCGGTGTCCATCTGCACCGTCACCGCGCCGGGGCGGGTGACGTCGGGGTTGGCGATGTTGGTGGTGCTGGCGACGTCGACCGAGATGCGCGCCGAGGTGGGCCCGCTCAATCCCAGTAGCTGCCCCAGACCGTAGATGCGCGGCGGGTTGCCCGCTGCGTCGTCGATGGTGACCGTGAAGGTGTCGGTGATGCCTTTGAGGCCGGGCCGCGGGGTGTAGGTGAAGGTGCCGTCGGCGGCGATCGCCACCGTGCCGAAGCGCGCCGGGGTGACGACGGTGTAGGTCAGGGCATCGTCGTCGAGGTCGACGGCGTTGAGCTCCCCGCGCACCACGCCGTCGTCCCCCAGGCTGAGCGTGGGACGGGCCGTGGGTCGCTGGTTGTTCCACGCCGACTGCGTTTGCCGCAGCGCCACCCACATCATCTCCAGCAGCCGCGGCACCGGGAGGGCGGGCATTGGCAGATTGTTGGACAGCTGCCCCAGGCCCACCCAGGACAGGGCGTCGGTGACCATGGACGCGACGGTGACGGGCCGCCTCAGGGCCACCGGCGCCTCGGCGCGGTCACCGGTCGCGGAAAGCGCGGCGACCTGGGCCGCGGGCCGGGTGTCGACCGGCTCGGCTTCGGACTCGCTTGCTTGCGGTTCCTCGGCGGCGGGCTCCTCGGCGTCGGACGGTTGCGCCTCGGAGTCGGTATCGGCGCCGTTGTCCTGCTCTGAGGTATCGGGGCGATCACCTGTACCCCGACGCGGGGAGGTGGTCGGTTCGGCCTCCTGCGCCGCCGGTTCGGACTCGGGTCCGTCCTCGTCGTCGCGGTCGTCGAGGTTGTCGAGGTTGTCGCGGTCGTCGAGGCCATCTGGGTCGTCGGCCGGAGTTTCCTGTTCGGGCTCCGTCTCGACGCTCTCGTCGTCGGCCTCCTCGTCGTCGGAGTCCTCGCCGGCGTCCTCGTCGGCATCGGCGGTGTCGTCGGCGTCCGGCTTCTCTGGTGTCGATTCCTCGGACCCGGTGGCCGTCTCGGCAGTCGAGGTGTCGGTGCCTGCGGAATCGGATTCGGTCTCGGCGGCCGCGATGCCCGGCGCCGCCGCCACCAGACCGGCAGCGAAAACCACCGCAACGCTGCGGCGCACCCCCGTCAGAGCCGCAGTAGACGTCAAAACCGCAGGATTACAACGATGCGACACCACAGAGGACCCCCCACTCACGCCACAGCTGGCAATGAAACCCTAGCGGTTCGGGGCCGATATTTGACGGATTCGACGGCCGCGGTGGACTCAGGCCATCTGCTCCACGGTGTCGCGGCTGCGTTCGGGGTCGGTGCCCAGGACATAGGTGGGTGAGGTCGGCTCGGCGTCGGAACCCCTGACGCGTTCACGGGCGGCGCGGAATTCGGGCAGCGGCCCCATCGCCGCGTGGATGCCGTTGACCACCGACCACACCGCAGTCTGACGCGCCAACCGTTCCAGCGGGTTCGGGTTCCGGTGCATCACCATGGCGGCGGCCCAGCTGGGCAGCATGTCGCGAATCGCCCAGTCGATGACCTCACCACCGGGCGGGCCCAGGTCGCCGCCACTGATGTTCGGGCCGGTGAACATCGCCGCACCGTAGGTCAGCGCCAGCCTGGGCAGATAGGACTCCAGACACGCGAGGGTCTCGGCCTTCGTGGTCGGCAGGTCGGTACCGCCCAGGGCGTGCCCGACCTTGACAAATTCACCGTAGTACTTGTCGATCTTCTTGCCGCGCAACGGTTTCGGGTGGTAGTACTCGTGCGCGGTGGCAATCCCCCAGACCACCGTGGCGTAGTTCCAGCGCAGCCACTCCGGGTCGTCGGCGTCATAGGCCAGCCCGTCGGGGCGGGTGCCTTTGACCGTGTGATGCATGGCGCGCACGGTCTTGGCCAATCGTTCGGCGGTGGACGTGGACCCGTAGGCGGTGCCGGTGAAGAACGACACCGAATGCCCCAGCCGGACCATCGCCCCCTCGGGGTCCATCCGTCCGGTGGCCACACCGTTGTCGTCGCGCTGCGGAATCCTGGAGTGGTCGACACCCATCCAGAAAATCGACGGATCGAACCGCTCGAGATAGGCCGCAGCTTGCAGGCCGAGCACCAGGGCCGGCATGTGGGAGTGCACATGCCAGACCGCGCTGCCGGGTCCGAACCAACCGGGGTCGCCGGTGGGTTCGGCAAAATCCACCCCGCGGAAGTACCGCCCGCGGATCTCGTCGTCGTAGAAGCGCAGGAAACGCTGCTGAATCATCTGGTGGGGCAACGGAGGCAGTAGTTGCATACCGGTCGAGACTACTCTTCTGGATACGCCCGTGGCCAGAATTTGCCCGGCTACGATGTACCGGTGACTAGCCCCACCAGGTGGGCGGGCGTCCCGCTGACCGACCGCCGCATTGAGCGCCGCGGTCTGCTGGTCGCCGCCGCATTCGCGCTGTTCGGCGACGAAGGTGAGAGTGCTGTCTCGGTGCGCTCGGTGTGTCGCGAGTGCTCACTGAACACCCGCTACTTCTACGAGAGCTTCGCCGACACCGACGAACTGCTGGGCGCGGTGTACGACGTGGTCGCTGCAGGATTGGCAGCCGAGGTCGAGTCGGCGATCGCCGCCACCAACGCCGAGGGCGGCGATGATCTCGACCGGCTGCGTGCCGGCATCCGCACCGTGCTGGGGTTCAGCTCGGCAGACCCGCGCCGCGGCCGGGTGCTGTTCACCGAGGCCCGGGCGAACCCGGTGCTGACCGCGCGGCGGGCCATCGCACAGGAGAATCTGCGCCAGCTGGTTCTCAGTGAGCGCGAACAGAAACACCCGGGGGACGCGGCGGTGGCCACCCAGGTGGCGGCCGCGCTCTACACCGGCGCCATGGCCGAGCTGGCCCAGCAGTGGTTGTCCGGCAACCTCGGCGACGATCTCGAGGAAGTGGTGGCCCACACGGTCGCCATGGTTTCCGCCAGCGCCTGACCTGGTCCAACTCGCCGTTGCTCGTCGCCGCCGCGGGCTACGCTGCGCTGGTGGTGACCATGGGACGGCTCAGCGACGGCCGGTTCCGGCACGCGCATCCCTGTGTTCCGGTGCGCAGCGCCCACTACGCCGACTCCGCCGCCCGCCGCTTCCGCGTCCTGAAGATCGCCACCTGGATCGCGGCCACCGTCAGCGCGGGATTTGGCCTCTGGCAGCTGCTCGGCGGCTACGGCACCTGGCAGATCGGCCTCATCAACGTCATTACCGGACTGGCCTTCCTGGCCATCCCGCTGCTGCGACCACTTCCGGATCTGGTGGCCCCCATGGCGTTCGTCGTCGTGGCCTACGGCTCGATCTTCTTCATCACCTGGAATATCGGTACCGCCTCCGGGCTGCAGTTCTACTACCTCAGCTCGGCCTCGGTGCTGGTGCTGGTCCTCGGGATCGAACGCATCACCCTGGCCGGGGTCCTGGCGGGTCTGGGTGCAGTGCTGGTGGTTCTGCTGGAGGTGCTGGTGCCCGACAACGTGGGCGACCAGCCCGAATGGTCACTGCAGGTCGGATTCGTGACCTCGGTGGTGTCGTCGTGCGTGCTGGCATTCGCGACGGTCTGGTACGCCCTGCGCGAGATCGCCCGGGCCGAGGCCGCCATGGAGATGGAATACCAGCGCTCCGAACAACTCCTGGCCAACATGCTGCCCGCCAGCATCGCCGACCGACTCAAGGACCCCGACCGCAAAGCCATCGCCGACCGCTACGACGACGCCTCGATTCTGTTCGCCGACATCGCCGGATTCACCGAGCGGGCCGCCGACACCCCGCCGTGCGACCTGGTCGCCTTCCTCGACCGCATCTACACCACCTTCGACACCCTGGTGGACCGACACGGCCTGGAGAAGGTGAAGACCACCGGCGACTCGTACATGGTGGTCAGCGGGATCCCCCTCCCCCGCACCGACCACGTGCAGGCACTGGCCGACCTGGCACTCGACATGGCCGGCGCCGCAACTGGTCTCACCGACCCGCTGGGACGTGCGGTGTCCATGCGGATCGGCTTGGCCGCCGGCCCCGTGGTGGCCGGCGTGGTCGGCTCGAGCCGCTTCTTCTACGACGTGTGGGGCGACGCGGTGAACGTCGCCTCACGGATGGAGACCACCGACCAGGTGGGCCGCATCCAGGTGCCCGAGGACATCTATCTGCGCCTCAAGGACGACTTTGTGCTCGAGGAGCGCGGCAGCGTCGCGGTCAAGGGCAAGGGACTGATGCGCACCTGGTATCTGGTGGGCCGGCGCTCAGTACAGGTCCAGACGCCGATCGGCTAGCAGGTCCACGTGCTCGGTCAGCGACTTGTCGTGGGTGAGCGCCAGATCCACCTCGGCGAGCACCAGCTCGGGCCCCGGTCCCGCAGCGGCGGCCACCCAGCCGTCGGGGTCCACGATCACCGTGCCGGCCGTCCACGGCTGGCCCCGCTCGACACCGCAGCGGTCGCAGACCGCCACCGCCACCCGGTTGAGCCGGGCGGTGGACATGGCCGTGATCACCTCGCCGGGGCGCTCCCCCTCCGGGCGGGGAAACAAGGGCCAGTTCACCGACGCCACAATGAGTTCGGCGCCGGCGACCGTCACCGCTCGGGTGACTTCGGCGAATTCCAGGTCGTAGCACACCATCATGGCGATGTTGCCGTGCCGCGTCTTGACCACCGGCGGCAGCACACTGCCGGGCGTGAAGACCAACTTCTCCCGGTCCCAGAGGTGCGTCTTGCGGTATCCGGCCACGACGCCGCCCCGGTCGAGCATGACGGCGCTGTTGTAGACGTGTCCGTCGTCGCCGGCCTCGCAGTAGCCCACCACCACGATGGCGTCGCCGGCGGCGGCCGCCCAGTCCGCGAACACCGGAGCTGACGACGGCAACGCCAGCGCCCGCGCTTCGTCGGCGTCGGTGAACATGTAGCCGGTGGTGGCCAGTTCCGGCAGCACCACCACGTCCGCGCCCGCGGCGACGGCACGACCGATCAGGTCGGTGATGGCGGCACAGTTGCCGGCCACATCACCGAATTCGGGGGCGAACTGCGCGCAGGCAACCGACGTCGTCATGCCCACATCCTAGATATGCCCGTGGGGCCCGCCCGGCGAGAGAAGTTCCGGGCGGGCCGCACGGCCCCTCATCCAAGAATCGTCAGACTTTCCGGTTCTCCGACTTGATCAGCCACGCCAGCTTCTCCAGGCCGTCGATCAGCTGGTGCAGGATGTCAGCGGTGCTCGGGTCCTCGGCGTCCACGTCATCGTGAACCGCCCGCAGGGTCGCCACTGCCGCGTAGATCCGGGTCGTGATCAGGTCCACCACCTCGGTGGTGTTGTGTTCGAAAGCCGGGAATTCCGGCAGCGACGTGGTGGCGGCCACGGTGTCGGAACGGCCGTCGGCCACCCCGTCCAGAGCGCGGATGCGCTCGGCGATGGTGTCGCTGCCCTCGCGGGCGAAGTCCACCAGCTCATCGAGTTGCAGGTGCAGATCCCGGAAGTTGGTGCCCACAACGTTCCAGTGCGCCTGCTTGCCCTGAAGATGCAGCTCGATCAGATCGACGAGCACACGCTGCAGGTTGCCGTAGAAGGCCTCGGTGGGGACGAAGCCGGCGATCTCGGCGGCGTCGCGGCGGTTGGTGGTGGTAGCTGTGATGGCCATGGTTCAGGCACCTTCCTGTCACTCGGAACAACGGTGTCTGCACGTGGACCGCGGGGTCACGGTGCTGCTCACGTGCTTGTTGAATGTAACGCCGGAGGACGGGAAAGAATGCCCGCCGAGGTGTCTACTCCGTCACGGTTGGTGAGGCATGCCTTTGCTGTGAGTGCGTGGAATCGTTGCGGGCCAGACTCCGGGCGTACCCGGTGCCCATGACCAGCAGCGCCAGGCCGACCACGATGAACACCACCACCCGGAAGATTCCGTCGAGGGTGCCGAGGTCGAACAACAGCAGCTTGGCCGTCGCGGCACCGGTGAGCGTCAGCCCTGCGACGATGGGCGCGGTTCTGGCGGCGCGGTCAGCGGTGCGTTGTGCGTACCAGAGCAGTGCCGCCGCCATGGCCACCCAGCAGATGGTGGCGGCCATGTGCCCGGCCAGGAAACCGCTACCGCGCCCGCCGATCAGGACGCCGGCGGTGACGGTGAACACGGTGACCGCGTAGCCGATGACCGCCAGCGCCACCGCTGGGATGGCACGCGACCTGCGCGCGGTGGTCCAACTGAGCGACACCGCTGCCGCGATCAGCAGAACACTGGCGACCAGAACCGAAAGCGCTTCGGGCCCAGTGAGTTCCGTGGCGTACACCAGATGCCCCGGTGGCGCGTACTCGGTGTAGATGAGGGCGCCGATGGCGGTGAACGCGGCCGCGATCCACAACGCCACGGCACTGTGGCGACCGGCGACCGTCAGCACCAC from Mycolicibacterium tokaiense includes the following:
- a CDS encoding ABC transporter ATP-binding protein, translating into MADTESARKVLSADERAAIFSGIDSVPGSAKPDPVMVVDNISRSFGGLKAVDVEHLEIQRGCITGLIGPNGAGKTTFFNLITGFDRPDTGSWTMDGVDFHTQRPHQVARKGVVRTFQLTKALSKMTVLENVRLGASQQSGERILNALLPFTWRKQEAAITERARAMLARFKLDAKADDMAGSLSGGQRKLLEMARALMSDPKVVMLDEPMAGVNPALTQSLLEHVKSLRDDGMTVVFVEHDMDVIREISDWVVVMAQGSVIAESRPDDLSSNTAVVDAYLGSHHDQALEFDDEGNPTGATAELAEQIEAAEAQALESGGDLSDDPSTTEGSKS
- a CDS encoding ABC transporter ATP-binding protein is translated as MTERTPAELAATPEEHQRLAEGALVRGDRLIAGYVPGVDILRGCDFYLRDGEIVGIIGPNGAGKSTLLKTLFGLIPVRSGSVSLRGEDITSAPAHVLVTKGVGYVPQNRNVFPSLTIEENLEMGIYLRRSKFAERFDFVSELFPLLSERRKVKAGALSGGERQMVAMGRALMMEPSVLLLDEPSAGLSPMFQDEVFIRCKKINAAGVSVIMVEQNARRCLQICDRGYVLDQGTNAYTDSGPNLMKDPKVIELYLGTLAGSRET
- a CDS encoding ABC transporter substrate-binding protein translates to MMTGTLARAFAVLGVASLALTACSSSSESTEETAASESADATTSAPAEAEVVSTDCEPPQATPGAAPDTAPLKIGTLLPETGTLAFLGPPEVAGVQVAINEVNEAGGVLDQPVGLVTGDSGDTTTDTANATVDRQLAEGVDVIIGAASSAVSLKVIDKIASAGVVQISPANTSDQFVCYPDKGMYFRTAPTDVLQAQALAQLITGDGAQRVAIMALNDPYGTGLARNTASDLEAAGIASDQITTIIYDPNAQSFNAEVDQVKEFNPDAVAVIGFEETAKILTRMHEVGIGPSDGMLTYGTDGNMGNALGEGMGPGLLAGMKGTTPLTDVGPEFEQRLLAFDPALVDFNYAGESYDAVMIAALAAEQAKSTAGVDIASNINAVTADGEKCTTFVQCRDLIRAGTDIDYDGVTGQLAFGPAGEPSVGSYGSLLFGPDNKLTTEDYIVVEG
- a CDS encoding ANTAR domain-containing response regulator, producing the protein MTAPQSDADVVTPHRVLIAEDEALIRLDLAEMLREEGYEVVGEAGDGQEAVELAEQLNPDLVIMDVKMPRRDGIDAAAEIAAKRIAPIVILTAFSQRDLVEKARDAGAMAYLVKPFSINDLIPAIELAVSRFSELAQLENEVANLSDRLETRKLVERAKGLLQSKQNMSEPEAFKWIQRAAMDRRTTMKRVAEVILETLDPPADAEPS
- a CDS encoding M4 family metallopeptidase, translating into MTSTAALTGVRRSVAVVFAAGLVAAAPGIAAAETESDSAGTDTSTAETATGSEESTPEKPDADDTADADEDAGEDSDDEEADDESVETEPEQETPADDPDGLDDRDNLDNLDDRDDEDGPESEPAAQEAEPTTSPRRGTGDRPDTSEQDNGADTDSEAQPSDAEEPAAEEPQASESEAEPVDTRPAAQVAALSATGDRAEAPVALRRPVTVASMVTDALSWVGLGQLSNNLPMPALPVPRLLEMMWVALRQTQSAWNNQRPTARPTLSLGDDGVVRGELNAVDLDDDALTYTVVTPARFGTVAIAADGTFTYTPRPGLKGITDTFTVTIDDAAGNPPRIYGLGQLLGLSGPTSARISVDVASTTNIANPDVTRPGAVTVQMDTGGRISVISGKFTDTQVRDAAGAAAFLNTFAPVLGAESGFAATDLITVQRVSAATGVIEEFYRLRPSIDGIDVLGSEVVVTTDGAGTVTGLFNYYNPGLPEVDTTADAGAGSAAATLAATRLLQSAGLRPTASAVKQVLGSTTIDTDLMILALDRDTAPTLVWRVGLRPITGANEAAPGAVYYIHANGEQVGTILGGSASVQAASAIARDAQGKNRVINVEPAKWWFLFDSSKLVDTPRNLSTHDTAYGLFGFGQPIGPGNPVTRPPWGFSGSAVSAHANMATAYDYYLAVLGRTSIDGEGAKVVSTIGYSPRNSLQTYLFGYANAFWDPDRQLFGFGNAGRFEAALDIVAHEYTHGVISHIIADGESVLDTGESGALNEAYSDIMGVLIEGKTGSGRWLIGEDTALHAIRNLANPRSVGTGYVAHMRDYYTGSQDDFGEHWNSTIFSHAAYKMMTDSRTKAVSDDLWATVIYQSMYGLGAGAKFVDGRAAIVDAAADYFTDTELQAVKDAFDAVGIKEVPQTAGAEVLILAV
- a CDS encoding oxygenase MpaB family protein; protein product: MQLLPPLPHQMIQQRFLRFYDDEIRGRYFRGVDFAEPTGDPGWFGPGSAVWHVHSHMPALVLGLQAAAYLERFDPSIFWMGVDHSRIPQRDDNGVATGRMDPEGAMVRLGHSVSFFTGTAYGSTSTAERLAKTVRAMHHTVKGTRPDGLAYDADDPEWLRWNYATVVWGIATAHEYYHPKPLRGKKIDKYYGEFVKVGHALGGTDLPTTKAETLACLESYLPRLALTYGAAMFTGPNISGGDLGPPGGEVIDWAIRDMLPSWAAAMVMHRNPNPLERLARQTAVWSVVNGIHAAMGPLPEFRAARERVRGSDAEPTSPTYVLGTDPERSRDTVEQMA
- a CDS encoding TetR/AcrR family transcriptional regulator, yielding MTSPTRWAGVPLTDRRIERRGLLVAAAFALFGDEGESAVSVRSVCRECSLNTRYFYESFADTDELLGAVYDVVAAGLAAEVESAIAATNAEGGDDLDRLRAGIRTVLGFSSADPRRGRVLFTEARANPVLTARRAIAQENLRQLVLSEREQKHPGDAAVATQVAAALYTGAMAELAQQWLSGNLGDDLEEVVAHTVAMVSASA
- a CDS encoding adenylate/guanylate cyclase domain-containing protein, with the protein product MGRLSDGRFRHAHPCVPVRSAHYADSAARRFRVLKIATWIAATVSAGFGLWQLLGGYGTWQIGLINVITGLAFLAIPLLRPLPDLVAPMAFVVVAYGSIFFITWNIGTASGLQFYYLSSASVLVLVLGIERITLAGVLAGLGAVLVVLLEVLVPDNVGDQPEWSLQVGFVTSVVSSCVLAFATVWYALREIARAEAAMEMEYQRSEQLLANMLPASIADRLKDPDRKAIADRYDDASILFADIAGFTERAADTPPCDLVAFLDRIYTTFDTLVDRHGLEKVKTTGDSYMVVSGIPLPRTDHVQALADLALDMAGAATGLTDPLGRAVSMRIGLAAGPVVAGVVGSSRFFYDVWGDAVNVASRMETTDQVGRIQVPEDIYLRLKDDFVLEERGSVAVKGKGLMRTWYLVGRRSVQVQTPIG